GGTCATCTGTATCTCATCCAGACCCATCTCGGAGGAGCAGCATAGGTTGTCATGGATGGAGTACAGTCCTCGTCCATACCGGCGTCAGTACAGCCAAGGTGCCATGAAGATAACACAGCATCCGAAGCGGCTGACGGGTGGAGGGTGATACCCATCCAACAGCTCACTCTCAGGATTCTAGTGGTCTTTGGGGGAATTCGGACGATCGCTTCTAGGAATTGTCGCAGGACTTGATGTTCACGGAGGCGATCGCAGCTTAAGAAACTCGGAAATCGTAACCGCCACTACCTCGATCATCCCCCAAGATTTGCGAATGTTCCATCAGTGATTGTGCCGGTTCACCCCGACAGTCTAAGATTCAGTAGCTTATGGCTACCACCCTGGCACTGTCGAGATTTTAAGAAGGTTGCCGATATGTACGATAAGATTACCCCACCCACGAATGGCGATCGCATTACCTTTCGCGATGGCGAGCCCATTGTGCCCGATAACCCCATTATTCCCTTTATCCGGGGTGATGGCACGGGGGTTGACATTTGGCCCGCATCCCAACTGGTGTTTGATGCGGCGGTTGCCAAAGCCTACGGCGGTCAGCGGCGGATTGAGTGGTTCAAGGTCTACGCTGGGGATGAAGCCTGTGATGTCTATGGCACCTACCAATATCTCCCCGAAGATACTCTAACGGCGATTAAAGAGTATGGCGTGGCCATCAAAGGGCCTTTGACGACTCCTATTGGTGGCGGTATTCGCTCCCTCAACGTAGCTCTGCGCCAGATTAACGACCTCTATGCCTGCGTGCGTCCCTGCAAGTATTACGCCGGCACCCCCTCGCCCCACAAGAGCCCAGAAAAGCTCGATGTGATTGTCTATCGGGAAAATACGGAAGATATCTATTTAGGCATTGAATGGAAGCAGGGCAGCGAGGTGGGCGATCGCCTCATCAAGTTCCTCAACGAGGAGCTGATTCCTGCCACGCCGGAGCACGGCAAGAAACAAATCCGCCTCGATTCCGGCATTGGCATCAAGCCCATTAGTAAAACCGGCTCCCAGCGCCTCGTGCGCCGCGCCATCCGCCATGCCCTGCGGTTGCCCAAGGACAAGCAACAGGTGACCCTGGTGCACAAGGGCAACATCATGAAATATACCGAAGGGGCCTTTCGCGACTGGGGCTATGAGCTAGCCACTACGGAATTTCGGGCGGAATG
The sequence above is a segment of the Candidatus Obscuribacterales bacterium genome. Coding sequences within it:
- a CDS encoding NADP-dependent isocitrate dehydrogenase, coding for MYDKITPPTNGDRITFRDGEPIVPDNPIIPFIRGDGTGVDIWPASQLVFDAAVAKAYGGQRRIEWFKVYAGDEACDVYGTYQYLPEDTLTAIKEYGVAIKGPLTTPIGGGIRSLNVALRQINDLYACVRPCKYYAGTPSPHKSPEKLDVIVYRENTEDIYLGIEWKQGSEVGDRLIKFLNEELIPATPEHGKKQIRLDSGIGIKPISKTGSQRLVRRAIRHALRLPKDKQQVTLVHKGNIMKYTEGAFRDWGYELATTEFRAECVTERESWILGNKEAKPDLSVEDNARQVEPGYDSLTPEKKADICGEVKDVLEGIWDTHGNGQWKEKIMVNDRIADSIFQQIQTRPDEYSILATMNLNGDYLSDAAAAIVGGLGMG